A window of Sorex araneus isolate mSorAra2 chromosome 3, mSorAra2.pri, whole genome shotgun sequence genomic DNA:
tatatatatcctattaCACTTCCCTGTTTGTTTAGtgattttaaaatctcatttaccTTTCCTGGCTTAAAATAAGGCATTTTATCTCCATTTTCAATGTATCAAGTCtaatgatttattaattttttgtccTAGAATTTACAATCTACACTTAAAGTCAATACTAATTGTGCTCAAACTTTTCCCAAAAAACTAGAGGGGAGAGATTACTCCTAAACATACCTCTgtgaagttattattattttttatttattgaattaccttgagatacagttacaaagctttcatgtttgagttccagttgtacaatgatcaaacaaccatccctccaccactgcacattttctaccaccaatgtccccagtatacatccccctttccagccctctcctgcctccatggcagacaatttcccccagactctctctctactttggggcattatggtttgcaatacagatactgagaggttatcaagtttggtcctttatctactttcggcgcacatctcccatcccaagcgatccctccaaccatcattgtctaaGTGATGCCTTCTCTGTTCCAGCGACTTTCTCCACCAGTCCATGAAACACgattccaactatggggcaatcctcctggcccttgtctctactgtccttggttgtcagtcCTGTGGGACTATTAGTACTGAATCCCAGCCAGACGAGGCAACACACAGCAAAGAAAACTTACAGACAAGTcatctgatgaacacagatgcaaatagCTTGACAAATCCAACAACACATAAAGAGACTCATTCATCATGCAGGTTCATACAAGACAACAAAAATGATGTGTCTGGCATAGTGGCATATCAGTTGATGTTTAAAGAGCCCTTGACaagaatgccttgccacagaggcaaggtgaggtggagggggcgggaaggagggtgggaaagatgctggggtcatcggtggaggagagtgggcactggtggaaggatgggagcttgaacattgtatgactgaaacacaagcacaaaaatatgtaaatctgtaactgtaccctcacggtgattcattaataaaaaaaagaataaattaaaaaaaaagagcccttGATAAGATGGAACATCCATTGGATTTAAAAATGTATGACTGGGCATAGAAGGAATATGTCTCTAATCCTCAAATTACATATCCTAGTACTTGGAAATTTAACATTTAAACTTGGGGGAGAGGACCAAGGCTCTCCTGTCACAGGTAGCTGTAGTAAGGAGTATGGCTGGGAGCTCAAGTGCACCTTTGACTGGAGTTTCCGTTGTTCTTGGAGTTCCTGGAGAGTTTTTGTCTACAGTCACCCCCTTTGGCATGTGCCAGGGTGCAAAATTCCTCTACAGGATACCCATGAGGGACAGGGGTACAAAGCAAGCACTGGCAAGTCTTGATCACAATGTCCCTTTGAGGTAACTATTGTCACAAGCAGGGTGGACTGTTACAAAGGAAATGCTATCACAAGCAAAGAATCGCAGGTGTAGCATTCTAGTGACCACACTGAGGGAAGTCTGTGAGAGGGAAGGGCAGagatacaggatgatctctcttGTATATGGGACTTAAAGACAGTGCAGGGTAGTAACTaggtccaaaggcaacacaataagagaactgatccacacaaccaAGTTGAGGGGGGGTTAAAGTGGGGGCACTTGAAAGGGAAGGGCATTAGGGTCCTTGTGAGAGAAGGGGTGAATATATGAGTGAGACGTGCAGTGTTGGAATATGTACAGGGGAAACCATCAACAAGACCGGCGATCACTGTACTACAATCCACATAATTCATTTCCAGAACAAAAATTGCAGGTGTAAGAACCAagcaaggaaaggaggagggtggcagggagtTCAGCACTcaggtgccacatggtcccctgagcactgaatcctTACACTCTGGCTGTATCACCTGCCCTAGCTTCCAGgcttcccaacccccccaaagtGAAGCATCACAGACGgagctgagggcagagcctgagCTGCTGTGAGCCATCCTGGGGGCACACCTTCCTCTGATCAAGGCCCCCCTCTGAACCCCACTTCCTTTGTATCCCCTCCCCTCATCTTATTAAGTGCCTCCCGCCCCCAGGAGTGTCTTGTGGCCCCACAGGAAGCCCTGTGGGGCTGGGCTGAGCAACTACTCCAGGGGGCTTCTTTCCTGTCATCCCCCCTGGGGAGGTGAGTTCAAGGGACACAGTAATTGCTCCCCTAGCTCCCACTGAGTCCCAGCAAGGAGGGAGGAGATAGGAAACAAGCTCCAAGGCAGCGGCCCAGGGAGAGCACAGGAGTCCACACAAATACTCCCAGACTTGCTTTCTTATAAATAGGAGCATGGAGCTGCTCTGGCCAGAGCACTCAGTGCTCCACTGGGAAACCTGGGACTCAGAGGCCTGTCTGTGTGCTCAGCATTGAGAACGTGAGTATCCAAGCTGCTGCCTGTCTCGGGGACCTTCCTGACCCTGAcagttgtgtttttgtttccCTGGGATGAACTCTAGCACAGGACCCTCAGGTGTGCTGTCTGGTCTGGACATGGACTAGGCATGGCATGGACTAGGGACCTCCAGAAGCCTTTGCTGGCTGATGAGGGGAGCTTCTGAGTCTCTACTGCTCAGGGGCACTTCCGGTGAGGCCACCTGGGCCACTAGAAGCAGCTGTTACCAGCATTCACACCCCTTGACCATCACTGCCCTTCTGCTAGCTCCACCCCTGCCCAGTTTCAGAGTGTGTGGGGGACTGGTGTTGTTCATTAGTTCCTTTGGGCATATTTTCCAGTGGTCTGGCTCATTATTTGGAGATTGCTCACAGCCCCTTCGTGCATAActgtcacccccccaccccgtgcctgtGCCCAAAGTGTAAGTCCTTCTCAGGGGTACTGACCCGTGGACACAGgatgacagacacacacataaaaaagcaCTGTCGAGCAGAACTGTCTCTATGGCTCTAAGGTGGCACAGGATAGAAACCCCCATGTGGATGTGGCCCTGAAATGCGGAAGTTCTACACTGGGAAGTATGCTAAGCCAGGCTGAAAGGGTGGGAAAAGTTTAGGGTCTGAGCTCAAATTAACTTGAATTTAATGAGGTGTGCTCTTAGCCCAAGATGAAGCACGGACAGGACAGTAGGATGTATGTTCCCCGATGATCAGGGAGGAGGCCAATGCAGTGGTGGCCAGTGAAGGAGCAGAGAAATCAGGAAGCAAAAGGCAGCTCCCCAGTGGCTAAGAGCATAGACAGTGGCCACGAAACAGTTCGAAGGCACCCAGCAGCCTTACCATTTGGACCCTTCTAAGCTTTAGTTTATAGACAGTTTACATATGGGAATAGCAGTTAGAATTTATGCTAATAGGTTTGTGAAAAAGTGAATCACTTTTGAAGGTGTGAATCCAGTTCTTTGGAATGCAATAAATATCCATGAACTAGTCTCTATCATCGTTGCTGTTACTAAGGAGAGGGGAGGCCGCTGCTTTCTCTACCCCATTCCCTGCTCTGATTCCCATCATTGCCTGTGTAGAGTTGACCTTGCACCTAGATCACTATATTTCTTATTTTGGAGTGGGAATTTAGAGCTTTCCGGCTTGCTATCACTTCTTTTGCTCAATATTTCAGTTACCTCAGGTCAACTTAGAGAAAAGTTAAAGGATCAGAAAAAGCAAAGCAGCACCTTTGGAGAGAACCGAGGCTGACAGAACTCTGGGATCTGGAACAAGCAACCGGAGGAGGCTCTGAGGCGCATCTAGTCAAGAGTGCCATGTACTTAATGTGATGTTGATTTGCAAACAACTATAGACAAACtgagaacagaaaaggaaaacactTATATAACTATAGACAGACTGagaaccaaaaaggaaagaagtaaGTTTAAGAAGTATAAATAAAGGGGCATTTTCCATTGGGATTTATGGTTTTGTCAGATTGCTTCATAGGCAAATTCAAAGCTTTATGATGATCATcacagtatttttgttgttgaactgGTTATTGTTATAATAactatgattttgatttttgttccAGTTAAAACTATGTCTTTGGTGTTGATGCACTGTTTTAACTAGTAGAGCTGGTGAGTGGCAATGCCACTGTAGATTGTTGATGTCAACGCAAATTTTCCCTGAGATATTTGAGTAGTGAAAAGTGGAAAATGCCAGTACGAAGGAAGAGAATAAATTAAACAACTGCCAGAGGTTTCTGATTTAACAGATAAATGTTCTGAATGTCTCCCTAAACTTCTACCACCcagagtgaagtcagtcagaagtcCAGGGGTAGATCTGGGATGATCTTTCACATatgagacttaaagatacacagcaaggtaacgATGAGGGGCTGAAAACAACACAATGAGGGAATTGGTCCACACAACTGAGTgggtgcagggaggtggggatgtttgaaagggaggggtgttggggtccttTGGGGAAGGTGGATACACTGGTAATGGCTGTAGTGTTATAATTATGTGCGTGAGAAACCGTCATTATCAACATTATAAATCACAgagcctcaataaaaaaaattttaataaacaaatttctAATCCTCTCCTAGAGGACAACCACAAGCTCTAAGATACGTTCCTTCAGGACTGAGCTCAGCCTGGCTAGACTGAGCTCGGGAACAGGCATTCCCGATCACAGGAGCTCTGGATAGATCATTGGGGATCCTTGAGGATGATTTTGCCTTTTCTCATTGAAAACACAGCCAACACTTGTCAGTTCCGAGCTTAATCGCTAGAGCTTGGTGTTCAGACTGGCTACTGGGCCATTTGCCTGACTCTCAGTTATGAGGAATCGCACGGTGGTGACAGAGTTTGTCCTGCTGGGCATCCCGCACACAGAGGACCTGCAGACCCTGCTCTTCGCCCTGTTCTTGTCCTTCTACATCTTCACACTCATGGGGAATCTGGTCATCCTCCTGGCCATCGTCTCCTCCCCGcgcctccacacgcccatgtacttcttcctgtgcAAACTGTCCGTCTTCGACATCTTCTTCCCCTCGGTGAGCTCCCCCAAGATGCTCTTCTACCTGTCGGGGAACAGCCGCTCCATCTCCTACGCGGGCTGCGTGTGCCAGCTCTTCTTCTACCACTTCCTGGGCTGCACCGAGTGTTTCCTGTACACGGTCATGGCCTACGACCGCTTCGTGGCCATCTGCTACCCGCTGCGCTACTCGGTCATCATGAGCCACAGGGCGTGCGCCGTGCTGGCCCTGGGCACCTCCCTGTTCGGCTGCGTCCAGGCCATCTTCCTCACGGCGCTCACCTTCCAGCTGCCCTACTGCGGCCCCAACGAGGTGGACTACTACTTCTGCGACATCCCCGTGATGCTGAAGCTGGCCTGTGCAGACACGGCAACGCTGGAGATGGTGGGTTTCATCGCCGTGGGCCTCATGCCACTCAGCtgcttcctcctcatcctcaccTCCTACAGCCACATTGTCTACTCCATCCTCCAGATCCGTTCTGCGGAGGGACGCCGCCGCGCTTTCTCCACCTGCAGCGCCCACCTCACGGCCATCCTGCTCTTCTACGTGCCCGTGGTCCTCATCTACCTTCAGCCCACCCCTAATCCCTGGCTTAATGCCACTGTTCAGGTTCTGAATAACCTGGtgacccccatgctgaaccccctcATCTACAGCCTCCGGAATAAGGAGGTGAAATCATCTCTGAGGAAAGTGCTGCAGCGGGTGGGCGTCCTTCCTGAGCAGGTGTAGGGAGGACACCAGCCCCTCAGTGCACCTGGAGGCATGTCAGGCCCTAGATGAAGGTCCCTGACCCGTCCACCATGGGAGGGCTGAGATGGGAAGTCAGCAGGAGGAAAGGTGACTTGAATTGATTCAAGGGGTAGTTGCCCCCCTGCAGAACAGTGTTAAGAGGATCTGAGGGGGTCTCCTGAGggagtcctggggctgggggctgggtttCTGCAGGCCTTATCTGAGCCCTGTGCCCCAGAAAGTGGCCCTGACTGCCCAGCACAACccatgaaggagacagtgaagGGCACACGCAGGTCCCTGGCTGGTCCCTGTGGTCCTACTCGTCTGCGAGCGGACATGCAGGCTGGTCTGCCATTCCCTGGCCAGGTCTGGTTCTCTGTGGACTTACAGCATTTACTTGTTCCTCGTTCTGCTGTCTCTCAACTGCTTGGTCAAAAGATGGAGGGAGTGAATAAGGAAATTTTCTCTCCAATAGCTGCTGTTTCCTATTGTATCTCCTGAGAATCAGCCTGCTTCGGGGACACCCTGGGATGACGTCTGCTGTGACAGTGATGGAAGAGTGACACATGGAGTGGAGTGGGTGATTGAAGGAGGAGAACCTTGGTTTTCTCTCAGTCTGTTTCTCATAATCAAAAGCGCAGACAGGGACCTGCCCGGACCCTGGGCTCCCTCAGTGGGCAGGGAGTATGCTGTGCTGAGGGACAGATTCAGCCTTTCCATGAGCCCTCACTCCTCACTTCTTGCCAAAATAGTGGGGTGGGGCTGTCTGTGCCTCATAGTGTTTTCAATGCCCTGAATCCTAAATCCCGCTCTCAGTGGCTTCTCTT
This region includes:
- the LOC101541068 gene encoding olfactory receptor 149-like; protein product: MRNRTVVTEFVLLGIPHTEDLQTLLFALFLSFYIFTLMGNLVILLAIVSSPRLHTPMYFFLCKLSVFDIFFPSVSSPKMLFYLSGNSRSISYAGCVCQLFFYHFLGCTECFLYTVMAYDRFVAICYPLRYSVIMSHRACAVLALGTSLFGCVQAIFLTALTFQLPYCGPNEVDYYFCDIPVMLKLACADTATLEMVGFIAVGLMPLSCFLLILTSYSHIVYSILQIRSAEGRRRAFSTCSAHLTAILLFYVPVVLIYLQPTPNPWLNATVQVLNNLVTPMLNPLIYSLRNKEVKSSLRKVLQRVGVLPEQV